One Pagrus major chromosome 11, Pma_NU_1.0 genomic region harbors:
- the LOC141005350 gene encoding interferon-induced protein with tetratricopeptide repeats 1B-like, translating into MMSQTSLESKLEALQCHFTWDLDLSRSKLFHLRYQLEDIGTEEGNSWLGHIYNLRGYVQYKLGFTEDAQSLFNKAAEAFCQTRRADEGPWLVVNYGNQAWLHHHLGEQAESQAYLSKVDTLMNKYPSPSQDELHPEIYAEKAWTLMKFSSDKKLLAADYFQRAIRMQPDMVEWKSSHVIALVSASMHSNTGLDADMLEKMRIAKEQDPENLYLAAVYLQERAKKGERVEDEARELARKILRNPVSSYSGLKPLLWVYVRYLRSDDEAIDLAEEALKQHPDVRYLKRCAVFSYRSKILFRRDGPPDQSMIDRAISLHEELISLYPQSSLFKRVDLANLYAKSNHSQAKAEQIYQELLESDLDPADKQMFYNRYAYHLHVVLNDSCGSVRYNMRAAEILIQSYFRQNSVKNLEKIKDSNWHQMRREVKEFLEKLPEPQ; encoded by the coding sequence TCAAACATCACTGGAGTCCAAACTGGAGGCCCTGCAGTGCCACTTCACCTGGGATCTGGACCTCAGCAGGTCCAAACTCTTCCATCTCAGGTACCAGCTGGAGGACATCGGCACCGAGGAGGGAAACAGCTGGCTGGGTCACATTTACAACCTGCGGGGGTACGTTCAATACAAGCTGGGGTTCACCGAAGACGCCCAGAGTTTGTTCAACAAGGCTGCAGAGGCCTTCTGCCAGACAAGAAGAGCAGATGAGGGTCCCTGGTTAGTGGTGAACTACGGGAACCAGGCTTGGCTGCACCACCACCTGGGAGAACAAGCAGAGAGTCAGGCTTACCTGTCAAAGGTCGACACCCTGATGAATAAATACCCATCTCCATCCCAGGACGAGCTCCATCCAGAGATCTACGCTGAGAAAGCCTGGACCCTGATGAAGTTCAGCTCAGACAAgaagctgctggctgcagattACTTCCAGAGAGCCATCAGGATGCAGCCGGACATGGTGGAGTGGAAATCCAGCCATGTGATAGCGTTAGTCAGTGCTTCTATGCACAGCAACACAGGACTGGATGCTGACATGTTGGAGAAAATGAGAATCGCAAAGGAACAAGATCCAGAGAACTTGTACCTCGCTGCTGTCTACCTTCAGGAACGTgcaaagaaaggagaaagagtTGAGGATGAAGCACGAGAGTTAGCCAGAAAGATTTTGAGGAATCcagtcagcagctacagtggttTGAAACCTTTGCTATGGGTTTACGTTCGCTATTTACGTTCTGACGATGAGGCCATTGATTTGGCAGAGGAGGCTCTGAAACAGCATCCAGATGTACGTTATCTGAAGAGATGTGCTGTATTCAGCTACAGATCAAAGATCCTTTTTCGTAGGGACGGTCCCCCAGACCAAAGCATGATAGACAGAGCCATCAGTCTCCATGAGGAGCTGATTTCTCTTTACCCTCAGTCTTCTCTTTTTAAGAGAGTAGACCTCGCAAACTTATACGCAAAGTCAAACCACAGCCAGGCTAAAGCTGAGCAGATTTACCAGGAACTGCTAGAGAGTGATCTggatcctgcagacaaacagatgtTTTACAACAGATATGCATACCATCTACACGTTGTACTGAATGATAGCTGCGGGTCAGTAAGATATAACATGAGGGCAGCAGAGATACTGATACAATCATACTTTCGTCAGAACAGCGTCAAAAATCTGGAGAAGATTAAAGACAGTAACTGGCACCAGATGAGAAGAGAAGTAAAGGAGTTTCTGGAAAAGCTGCCAGAGCCGCAGTGA
- the LOC141005082 gene encoding interferon-induced protein with tetratricopeptide repeats 2-like produces MMSQTSLESKLEALQCHFTWDLDPSRSKLFYLRYHLEDIGTEEGNSWLGHIYNLRGYVQYKLGFTEDAQSLFNKAAEAFCQTRRADEGPWLVVNYGNQAWLHHHLGEQAESQAYLSKVDALMNEYPSPSQDELHPEIYAEKAWTLMKFSADNKQLAADYFQRAIRMQPDMVEWKSSRVIALVSASMHSDTGPEADVWEKMRNAKKKDPENLYLAALYLQERAKKGERVEDEARELARKILMNPVSSYSGVKPLLWVYVRYVSVDEAIDLAEEALRQHPDVRYLKRCVAFCYRSKILFVRDGPPDQSMIDRAISLHKELISIYPESSLLRKIDLANIYAKSNHSQATAEQIYQELLESDLDPADKQMFYNRYAYHLHVVLNDSCGSVRYNMRAAEILIQSYFRQNSVKNLEKIKDSNWHQMRREVKEFLEKLPEPQ; encoded by the exons aTGATGAG TCAAACATCACTGGAGTCCAAACTGGAGGCCCTGCAGTGCCACTTCACCTGGGATCTGGACCCCAGCAGGTCCAAACTCTTCTATCTCAGGTACCATTTGGAGGACATCGGCACCGAGGAGGGAAACAGCTGGCTGGGTCACATTTACAACCTGCGGGGGTACGTTCAATACAAGCTTGGGTTCACCGAAGACGCCCAGAGTTTGTTCAACAAGGCTGCAGAGGCCTTCTGCCAGACAAGAAGAGCAGATGAGGGTCCCTGGTTAGTGGTGAACTACGGGAACCAGGCTTGGCTGCACCACCACCTGGGAGAACAAGCAGAGAGTCAGGCTTACCTGTCAAAGGTCGACGCCCTGATGAATGAATACCCATCTCCATCCCAGGACGAGCTCCATCCAGAGATCTACGCCGAGAAAGCCTGGACCCTGATGAAGTTCAGCGCAGACAACAAGCAGCTGGCTGCAGATTACTTCCAGAGAGCCATCAGGATGCAGCCGGACATGGTGGAGTGGAAATCCAGCCGTGTGATAGCGTTAGTCAGTGCTTCTATGCACAGCGACACAGGGCCAGAGGCTGACGTCtgggagaaaatgagaaatgcaaagaaaaaagatCCAGAGAACTTGTACCTCGCTGCTCTCTACCTTCAGGAACGTgcaaagaaaggagaaagagtTGAGGATGAAGCACGAGAGTTAGCCAGAAAGATTTTGATGAATCcagtcagcagctacagtggtgTGAAACCTTTGCTATGGGTTTACGTTCGCTATGTATCTGTTGATGAGGCCATTGATTTGGCAGAGGAGGCTTTGAGACAGCATCCAGATGTGCGTTATCTGAAGAGATGTGTTGCATTCTGCTACAGATCGAAGATCCTTTTTGTTAGGGACGGTCCCCCAGACCAAAGCATGATAGACAGAGCCATCAGTCTCCATAAGGAGCTGATTTCTATTTACCCTGAGTCTTCTCTTTTGAGGAAAATAGACCTCGCAAACATATACGCAAAGTCAAATCACAGCCAGGCTACAGCTGAGCAGATTTACCAGGAACTGCTAGAGAGTGATCTggatcctgcagacaaacagatgtTTTACAACAGATATGCATACCATCTACACGTTGTACTGAATGATAGCTGCGGGTCAGTAAGATATAACATGAGGGCAGCAGAGATACTGATACAATCATACTTTCGTCAGAACAGCGTCAAAAATCTGGAGAAGATTAAAGACAGTAACTGGCACCAGATGAGAAGAGAAGTAAAGGAGTTTCTGGAAAAGCTGCCAGAGCCGCAGTGA
- the LOC141005169 gene encoding interferon-induced protein with tetratricopeptide repeats 1B-like, with translation MMSQTSLEPKLEALQCHFTWDLDPSRSKLFHLRYQLEDIGTEEGNSWLGHIYNLRGYVQYKLGFIEDAQSLFNKAAEAFCQTRRADEGPWLVVNYGNQAWLHHHLGEQAESQAFLSKVDALMNKYPSPSQDELHPEIYAEKAWTLMKFSADKKQLAADYFQRAIRMQPDMVEWKSSHVIALVSASMHSNTGLDADVWEKMRIAKEQDPENLYLAAVYLQECAKKGERVEDEARELARKILMNPVSSYSGLKPLLWVYRKHVSVDEAIVLAEEALKQHPDVRYLKRCVAFCYRSKIIFVRDGPQDQSMIDRAISLHEELISIYPESSLLRKTDLANISAKSNHSQAEAEQIYQDLLERVRDLDPADKQMVYNRYAYHLHVVLNDSRRSVRYNMRAAEIPIQSYFRQNSVTTLEKIKDSNWHQMRREVKEFLEKLPEPQ, from the exons aTGATGAG TCAAACATCACTGGAGCCCAAACTGGAGGCCCTGCAGTGCCACTTCACCTGGGATCTGGACCCCAGCAGGTCCAAACTCTTCCATCTCAGGTACCAGCTGGAGGACATCGGCACCGAGGAGGGAAACAGCTGGCTGGGTCACATTTACAACCTGCGGGGGTACGTTCAATACAAGCTGGGGTTCATCGAAGACGCCCAGAGTTTGTTCAACAAGGCTGCAGAGGCCTTCTGCCAGACAAGAAGAGCAGATGAGGGTCCCTGGTTAGTGGTGAACTACGGGAACCAGGCTTGGCTGCACCACCACCTGGGAGAACAAGCAGAGAGTCAGGCTTTCCTGTCAAAGGTCGACGCCCTGATGAATAAATACCCATCTCCATCCCAGGACGAGCTCCATCCAGAGATCTACGCTGAGAAAGCCTGGACCCTGATGAAGTTCAGTGCAGACAAGAAGCAGCTGGCTGCAGATTACTTCCAGAGAGCCATCAGGATGCAGCCGGACATGGTGGAGTGGAAATCCAGCCATGTGATAGCGTTAGTCAGTGCTTCTATGCACAGCAACACAGGACTGGATGCTGATGTCTGGGAGAAAATGAGAATCGCAAAGGAACAAGATCCAGAGAACTTGTACCTCGCTGCTGTCTACCTTCAGGAATGTgcaaagaaaggagaaagagtTGAGGATGAAGCACGAGAGTTAGCCAGAAAGATTCTGATGAATCCAGTCAGCAGCTACAGCGGTTTGAAACCTTTGCTATGGGTTTACAGAAAGCATGTATCTGTTGATGAGGCCATTGTTTTGGCAGAGGAGGCTCTGAAACAGCATCCAGATGTGCGTTATCTGAAGAGATGTGTTGCATTCTGCTACAGATCGAAGATCATTTTTGTTAGGGACGGTCCCCAAGACCAAAGCATGATAGACAGAGCCATCAGTCTCCATGAGGAGCTGATTTCTATTTACCCTGAGTCTTCTCTTTTGAGGAAAACAGACCTCGCAAACATATCTGCAAAGTCAAATCACAGCCAGGCTGAAGCTGAGCAGATTTACCAGGACCTGCTAGAGAGGGTTAGGGATCTggatcctgcagacaaacagatggTTTACAACAGATATGCATACCATCTACACGTTGTACTGAATGATAGCCGCAGGTCAGTAAGATATAACATGAGGGCAGCAGAGATACCGATACAATCATACTTTCGTCAGAACAGCGTCACAACTCTGGAGAAGATTAAAGACAGTAACTGGCACCAGATGAGAAGAGAAGTAAAGGAGTTTCTGGAAAAGCTGCCAGAGccacagtga
- the LOC141005142 gene encoding interferon-induced protein with tetratricopeptide repeats 2-like, translated as MMSQTSLESKLEALQCHFTWDLDPSRSKLFGLRSQLEDIGTEEGNSWLGHVYNLRGYVQYKLGFTEDAQSLFNKAAEAFCQTRRADEGPWLVVNYGNQAWLHHHLGEQAESQAYLSKVDALMNKYPSPSQDELHPEIYAEKAWTLMKFSADKKLLAADYFQRAIRMQPDMVEWFTSRVIALVSASMHSNTGPEADVLEEMRIAKEKDPENLYLAALYLHECAKKGERVEDEARELARKILMNPVSSYSGVKPLLWVYILYVSVDEAVDLAEEALKQHPDVRYLKRCVAFCYRSKIVFRRDGPPDQSMIDRAISLHEELISIYPESSLLRKIDIANIYAKSNHSQAEAEQIYQELLERDLVPADKQMFYNRYATYLHFVLKDSCRSVIYHMRAAEIPIQCYFRQNSVRVLRNIKDSRNQMRREVKEFLEKLPEPQ; from the exons aTGATGAG TCAAACATCACTGGAGTCCAAACTGGAGGCCCTGCAGTGCCACTTCACCTGGGATCTGGACCCCAGCAGGTCCAAACTCTTCGGTCTCAGGTCCCAGCTGGAGGACATCGGCACCGAGGAGGGAAACAGCTGGCTGGGTCACGTTTACAACCTGCGGGGGTACGTTCAATACAAGCTGGGGTTCACCGAAGACGCCCAGAGTTTGTTCAACAAGGCTGCAGAGGCCTTCTGCCAGACAAGAAGAGCAGATGAGGGTCCCTGGTTAGTGGTGAACTACGGGAACCAGGCTTGGCTGCACCACCACCTGGGAGAACAAGCAGAGAGTCAGGCTTACCTGTCAAAGGTCGACGCCCTGATGAATAAATACCCATCTCCATCCCAGGACGAGCTCCATCCAGAGATCTACGCTGAGAAAGCCTGGACCCTGATGAAGTTCAGCGCAGACAAgaagctgctggctgcagattACTTCCAGAGAGCCATCAGGATGCAGCCGGACATGGTGGAGTGGTTCACCAGCCGTGTGATAGCGTTAGTCAGTGCTTCTATGCACAGCAACACAGGGCCAGAGGCTGACGTCTTGGAGGAAATGAGAATTGCAAAGGAAAAAGATCCAGAGAACTTGTACCTCGCTGCTCTTTACCTTCATGAGTGTgcaaagaaaggagaaagagtTGAGGATGAAGCACGAGAGTTAGCCAGAAAGATTCTGATGAATCcagtcagcagctacagtggtgTGAAACCTTTGCTATGGGTTTACATTCTCTATGTATCTGTTGATGAGGCCGTTGATTTGGCAGAGGAGGCTCTGAAACAGCATCCAGATGTGCGTTATCTGAAGAGATGTGTTGCATTCTGCTACAGATCGAAGATCGTTTTTCGTAGGGACGGTCCCCCAGACCAAAGCATGATAGACAGAGCCATCAGTCTCCATGAGGAGCTGATTTCTATTTACCCTGAGTCTTCTCTTTTGAGGAAAATAGACATCGCAAACATATACGCAAAGTCAAATCACAGCCAGGCTGAAGCTGAGCAGATTTACCAGGAACTGCTAGAGAGGGATCTGgttcctgcagacaaacagatgtTTTACAACAGATATGCAACCTATCTACACTTTGTACTGAAGGATAGCTGCAGGTCAGTAATATATCACATGAGGGCAGCAGAGATACCGATACAGTGCTACTTTCGTCAGAACAGCGTCAGAGTTCTGAGAAACATTAAAGACAGCAGGAACCAGATGAGAAGAGAAGTAAAGGAGTTTCTGGAAAAGCTGCCAGAGCCGCAGTGA
- the LOC141005166 gene encoding interferon-induced protein with tetratricopeptide repeats 2-like — MMSQTSLESKLEALQCHFTWDLDPSRSKLFHLRYQLEDIGTEEGNSWLGHIYNLRGYVQYKLGFTEDAQSLFNKAAEAFCQTRRADEGPWLVVNYGNQAWLHHHLGEQAESQAYLSKVDALMNKYPSPSQDELHPEIYAEKAWTLMKFSSDKKLLAADYFQRAIRMQPDMVEWKSSHVLAKAAVRAKTGLEAERLLEELRIAKEEDPENLYLAALYLRQNAKMMEEERVEDEARELARKILMNPVSSYSGVKPLLWVYRKHVSVDEAIVLAEEALRQHPDVRYLKRCAAFCYRSKIIFVRDGPPDQSMIDRAISLHEELISIYPESSLLRKLDLANIYAKSNHSKATAEQIYQELLESDLVPADKQMVYNRYAYHLHVVLNDSCGSVRYNMRAAEILIQSYFRQNSVKNLEKIKDSNWHQMRGEVKEFLEKLPEPQ, encoded by the exons aTGATGAG TCAAACATCACTGGAGTCCAAACTGGAGGCCCTGCAGTGCCACTTCACCTGGGATCTGGACCCCAGCAGGTCCAAACTCTTCCATCTCAGGTACCAGCTGGAGGACATCGGCACCGAGGAGGGAAACAGCTGGCTGGGTCACATTTACAATCTGCGGGGGTACGTTCAATACAAGCTGGGGTTCACCGAAGACGCCCAGAGTTTGTTCAACAAGGCTGCAGAGGCCTTCTGCCAGACAAGAAGAGCAGATGAGGGTCCCTGGTTAGTGGTGAACTACGGGAACCAGGCTTGGCTGCACCACCACCTGGGAGAACAAGCAGAGAGTCAGGCTTACCTGTCAAAGGTCGACGCCCTGATGAATAAATACCCATCTCCATCCCAGGACGAGCTCCATCCAGAGATCTACGCTGAGAAAGCCTGGACCCTGATGAAGTTCAGCTCAGACAAgaagctgctggctgcagattACTTCCAGAGAGCCATCAGGATGCAGCCGGACATGGTGGAGTGGAAATCCAGCCATGTCTTAGCAAAAGCTGCTGTGAGAGCCAAGACAGGACTGGAGGCTGAGAGGCTGTTGGAGGAATTGAGAATCGCAAAGGAAGAAGATCCAGAGAACTTGTACCTCGCTGCTCTCTACCTTCGGCAGAATGCTAAAAtgatggaggaagaaagagTTGAGGATGAAGCACGAGAGTTAGCCAGAAAGATTCTGATGAATCcagtcagcagctacagtggtgTGAAACCTTTGCTATGGGTTTACAGAAAGCATGTATCTGTTGATGAGGCCATTGTTTTGGCAGAGGAGGCTCTGAGACAGCATCCAGATGTGCGTTATCTGAAGAGATGTGCTGCATTCTGCTACAGATCAAAGATCATTTTTGTTAGGGACGGTCCCCCAGACCAAAGCATGATAGACAGAGCCATCAGTCTCCATGAGGAGCTGATTTCTATTTACCCTGAGTCTTCTCTTTTGAGGAAATTAGACCTCGCAAACATATACGCAAAGTCAAATCACAGCAAGGCTACAGCTGAGCAGATTTACCAGGAACTGCTAGAGAGTGATCTGgttcctgcagacaaacagatggTTTACAACAGATATGCATACCATCTACACGTTGTACTGAATGATAGCTGCGGGTCAGTAAGATATAACATGAGGGCAGCAGAGATACTGATACAATCATACTTTCGTCAGAACAGCGTCAAAAATCTGGAGAAGATTAAAGACAGTAACTGGCACCAGATGAGAGGAGAAGTAAAGGAGTTTCTGGAAAAGCTGCCAGAGCCTCAGTGA